Genomic window (Sphingomonas sp. S1-29):
CCAGTGGCAGGAAGCCGATTCGAACCCGGTCGAGCGCCATCACATATCCCCCATCAACGCGTCGCTGGTGATGATCGCGTCGGCGATCTCGGCGATCCGGCGGTTCGATCGCATCGCCTGCGCGCGCAGCAAGCCATAGGCCGCGGGCTCGTCGATGCCGCGCCGTTTCATCAGGATCGCCTTGGCACGATCGATCGTGGTGCGATCGGCGAGCGCGCTCCTGGCTTCGTGCAACTCGGCCTGGAGCCGCGCAAATGCCTGGAAGCGACGGATCGCCAGGTCGAGCACGGGCTTGATCCGCTGCTTGGCCAGCCCGTCGACGATATAGGCCGACACCCCGGCAT
Coding sequences:
- a CDS encoding ANTAR domain-containing response regulator yields the protein MRIAIIDTSTTRAAIISDGLREAGLDDLVIIDSGGRLVAQLEAAAPEVVLINLENPSRDVLEEFFAVSRALDRPIAMFVDQSDAESTAAAVDAGVSAYIVDGLAKQRIKPVLDLAIRRFQAFARLQAELHEARSALADRTTIDRAKAILMKRRGIDEPAAYGLLRAQAMRSNRRIAEIADAIITSDALMGDM